A single region of the Lycium barbarum isolate Lr01 chromosome 2, ASM1917538v2, whole genome shotgun sequence genome encodes:
- the LOC132626465 gene encoding uncharacterized protein LOC132626465 isoform X1, which translates to MKKPGGAEKKKVKRSPSNTTPPRKQGANKDVFQLFAEKVRDHKGLVSRWAVLQETRVEYFRGKDFVAFVRNHSELKDILESDRGLEPEDIANTLLKKNLLVCCDRVVKTVRPGKKKLSSWPAHLEIYHDQVFSENDAFFAWAFVKRRPLWQTLLSFFWPVLTLAICLFPVYPHWAKLLILYTCAGLLLLILCLLFIRVLIFGTIWVIFGKRVWFFPNILAEEATLQDLFQVWPQKDEGERPKWTARLFYAIVAVVVILVLRHHGPDEAARARYQKRVSNIIDDVLEWSPRMALSGMMETMVNVTDSNDNAADDTKADSERVAFPDDLDEETIPKEEIEDVTGNVEDSDHHQRDL; encoded by the exons ATGAAGAAACCAGGTGGAGCAGAGAAGAAGAAAGTGAAACGATCCCCATCCAATACTACTCCTCCAAGG AAACAAGGTGCGAACAAGGACGTCTTCCAGCTGTTTGCCGAGAAAGTAAGGGATCATAAGGGCTTGGTGTCTCGTTGGGCTGTCCTGCAGGAAACACGGGTAGAGTATTTCAGGGGAAAAGATTTCGTCGCTTTTGTGAGAAATCATTCAGAACTTAAAGACATACTAGAGTCAGATAGAGGTTTGGAACCTGAAGATATTGCCAACACGCTGCTTAAAAAGAATCTTTTAGTCTGCTGTGATCGTGTGGTGAAAACTGTTCGGCCTGGGAAGAAAAAGTTATCGTCTTGGCCAGCACATTTAGAGATATACCAT GATCAAGTATTTTCTGAAAATGACGCCTTTTTTGCATGGGCATTTGTGAAAAGAAGACCCCTCTGGCAAACACTTCTCTCATTCTTCTGGCCGGTGTTAACACTAGCGATCTGCTTGTTTCCTGTTTATCCCCATTGGGCCAAATTGCTTATACTATATACATGTGCTGGTCTCCTCCTCCTTATACTTTGTCTGCTATTCA TAAGAGTTTTGATCTTTGGCACTATTTGGGTAATATTTGGGAAGCGTGTGTGGTTTTTCCCCAACATTCTTGCCGAGGAAGCAACACTGCAAGATTTGTTCCAGGTTTGGCCTCAGAAGGATGAAGGCGAGCGACCTAAGTGGACAGCAAGGCTTTTCTATGCGATAGTAGCTGTGGTTGTTATTTTGGTCCTGAGGCATCATGGTCCTGACGAGGCTGCAAGAGCCAG GTATCAGAAGCGAGTTTCCAACATTATCGATGATGTGCTCGAGTGGTCTCCTAGAATGGCTCTGTCAGGGATGATGGAAACCATGGTCAATGTCACCGACTCTAACGATAATGCAGCTGATGATACCAAAGCTGACAGTGAAAGAGTTGCTTTCCCAGATGACTTAGATGAAGAAACCATTCCCAAAGAAGAGATTGAGGATGTTACTGGAAATGTAGAAGATAGTGATCATCATCAACGTGACTTGTAA
- the LOC132626465 gene encoding uncharacterized protein LOC132626465 isoform X2, producing MGLTRRKLRVFLYMKDEEFASEKQGANKDVFQLFAEKVRDHKGLVSRWAVLQETRVEYFRGKDFVAFVRNHSELKDILESDRGLEPEDIANTLLKKNLLVCCDRVVKTVRPGKKKLSSWPAHLEIYHDQVFSENDAFFAWAFVKRRPLWQTLLSFFWPVLTLAICLFPVYPHWAKLLILYTCAGLLLLILCLLFIRVLIFGTIWVIFGKRVWFFPNILAEEATLQDLFQVWPQKDEGERPKWTARLFYAIVAVVVILVLRHHGPDEAARARYQKRVSNIIDDVLEWSPRMALSGMMETMVNVTDSNDNAADDTKADSERVAFPDDLDEETIPKEEIEDVTGNVEDSDHHQRDL from the exons ATGGGGCTGACGCGTAGgaaattaagggtatttttgtatATGAAGGATGAAGAGTTTGCGTCTGAG AAACAAGGTGCGAACAAGGACGTCTTCCAGCTGTTTGCCGAGAAAGTAAGGGATCATAAGGGCTTGGTGTCTCGTTGGGCTGTCCTGCAGGAAACACGGGTAGAGTATTTCAGGGGAAAAGATTTCGTCGCTTTTGTGAGAAATCATTCAGAACTTAAAGACATACTAGAGTCAGATAGAGGTTTGGAACCTGAAGATATTGCCAACACGCTGCTTAAAAAGAATCTTTTAGTCTGCTGTGATCGTGTGGTGAAAACTGTTCGGCCTGGGAAGAAAAAGTTATCGTCTTGGCCAGCACATTTAGAGATATACCAT GATCAAGTATTTTCTGAAAATGACGCCTTTTTTGCATGGGCATTTGTGAAAAGAAGACCCCTCTGGCAAACACTTCTCTCATTCTTCTGGCCGGTGTTAACACTAGCGATCTGCTTGTTTCCTGTTTATCCCCATTGGGCCAAATTGCTTATACTATATACATGTGCTGGTCTCCTCCTCCTTATACTTTGTCTGCTATTCA TAAGAGTTTTGATCTTTGGCACTATTTGGGTAATATTTGGGAAGCGTGTGTGGTTTTTCCCCAACATTCTTGCCGAGGAAGCAACACTGCAAGATTTGTTCCAGGTTTGGCCTCAGAAGGATGAAGGCGAGCGACCTAAGTGGACAGCAAGGCTTTTCTATGCGATAGTAGCTGTGGTTGTTATTTTGGTCCTGAGGCATCATGGTCCTGACGAGGCTGCAAGAGCCAG GTATCAGAAGCGAGTTTCCAACATTATCGATGATGTGCTCGAGTGGTCTCCTAGAATGGCTCTGTCAGGGATGATGGAAACCATGGTCAATGTCACCGACTCTAACGATAATGCAGCTGATGATACCAAAGCTGACAGTGAAAGAGTTGCTTTCCCAGATGACTTAGATGAAGAAACCATTCCCAAAGAAGAGATTGAGGATGTTACTGGAAATGTAGAAGATAGTGATCATCATCAACGTGACTTGTAA